attctttactttatttatttgcctCACTCTTATTGCTATTACGTAATGGTGTGAGCATTATGTATTTTACACCTAATAATTTGTATtctatatgttttgtatttttattctattgtgtattttgtattcttctgttttaatcttaaattaaattctGGCATAAGAATTTCCTTCAGGAAATCtgatcttttattattttatttgatctcaTCTCATCATATTTCATCTTATTTTTATCTCAATGTGCACGAGCTCCAAGAAATTTAACTATaactaatatttattttttcagattgTTACATGAAGCAATGATTaaaaaattaatttattcaaaaggCGTCTTAATACCTTATTTCTTTCCCACTGTTTGATCAGTGCtgccatttttttaattgttttatattattttattgtatactCGTATGTCTTCTAAAGATTTTAACaccttttaaaagtaaaaaaaatgtgacaaGTGTCACATCACAGAAAATATATCACGAGGCCACGAATGAGAGActtgaagaaggaaaacaaaaaagggataAAACGTGTATTCAATGAACATTTGTGGTGGTGACGGAAACTTACGGTTTAACATTGTACGTTAAACCATTATTTTCATTCCTCCCATTGTCTCGTGGACTTCTGGGCCTTCAGATGAATCTTTAGCTGCAACGAACATCTCTGATCTGTTGGCTCCACCTAAAGGTGGTTTGTTGTAACAGCATCAGTTTGagcaagtttttttttggtttatttaagaATAACTAGACTTTTATAATTTTATGTAAAAAccttaaagacatttttttttttaaacgattaTGTTACGAGGTGAGAtggttgtttatttaatttccttatatttaaattaatttaatttaattttacatcatttcatttattttttatttcatttccttttattgcatgtcattttattttatattattttataacattttattttacatcatttcatttatttttatttatttatttttatatctttttatttcattttcatttcattttatttgattgttttccGCTTCATAACGTCCACTTCCGTTCTAcgacaccacagaagaagaagaagaagaagaagaagacgaggaggcGGAAGCGGAAGCAGCAGTTCGTGTGTCACCCGCTAATCCGTCCGCAGCTCATGTTGCTGAACGCTGGACGCGTCTCGTCGACGGTTAAAATGAACAAACTGAACAAACCGCAGGAGATCGACTCGTACGAGCTCGAGGAGCTGAGCGACGAGGAGCGAGCGGAGAGCAGGTCGGACATCTTTAGGGTCCGGACCACGTGGTCCGCATGTAAACACGAGGCCCGCCGGGGTTTTGTTATTATGATACACGACGTGTTCGCCTTCAGAGCGTCAGTGTGCTTTAGGTCCGAATAGTAGCTCGTAATACTACTGTAAAAGTACTGCGTTGAACGTGGTACTCTGCTTAAAGTGTATATGAAGATAGATGTACTTTAAGTATTTAAAGTAAATGTGCGTAATGCAGAAATTAAACTCAAACTTATTCAGACTCTATTTTATTCATTGGGATGGGATGCTTAATATAACTTTTAGAATCAGACTAAAACATAGACCTCttaatttgtgtatttatttatatatatatatatatatatatatatatatatatatatatatatatatatatatatatatatatatatatatatatatatattacacaataaataaaaatgtgtgtctctctctctctctctctctctctctctctctctctatatatatatatatgtattatttttatttataaataactgttgtgtgtctgtaacTTGTTCCTGGCTGTGTTTCAGTTCGGAGGATGAGCTGGAGGTGCTGCTGAACGGGACCccggagcagaagaagaagctgatCAGAGAGTATCTGACAGGGGAGAGCGAGTCTTCCAGCGGGGATGAGTttgagaaggagatggaggcgGAGCTTAACTCCACCATCAAGACCCTGGAGGGAACCTGGACGCCGGCAGCAGCTGCAGCGGCAGTGGCAGGTAACACCTGGCTGCATGTTCATCTATCAGACTGGAGAGGAGCATAAAACTCACGGATCAAATACAAGAAGGagcgaataataataatacataatacatttatttatatagcacctttaaaaacagggtttacaaagtgctctacatagacgcaaggtaaaaacataacatcaatacaagtaaacatttcagaacatacatgaggcaaaggagacaatgtcatacaggcaatgaacacaatagaggaatagaacattacaaatacaaaataaagcagaacagaccaactaaaataggggaaccaaagaactgcataaaaggacgacatattggagtgtaccagtccggttttggggggtggagtcagcaggaagagtagagggtgctgggggagctgtaacagttcctactttcgttgccaccatctcgctcttggagactgttgttgtgatgacgagctgcagcgatgcgatcggtcgaccagagggaggggatgggaagcgtggagcgatcaggccaggagcaaacaaaccctccgcgggaggctctgtggatgcaacggggccgacgaaggagtccgagcgccccgatggccgagacgaacggaggagcagagaagccgaCCAGCCTCaaagcaacagcatggagcagggagtcggccggctcgcgGCAGCCGCCgaccagcaagagaccgtcggccagccaccaagagaccgtcggccagccagcaagagaccgtcggccagccagcaagagactgtcggccagccagccaacgccagttgtccaggcggcagcggtggagagcatccagcagggagtcggctggctcgttggtagccgccggccagcaagagaccgtcggctagccagccaacgccagttgaccagatcgcagtggtggagagaaggagccaacggcaatcacaaaataaaaactaatccaagatttgcagaataattaagccagaagaatggctacactgttaaataaaattttaaataatttaaatgaatgttaaattgcaAAAAAGGTagataaaaacagtcctagatggagcggcgttaagtttcgccagcgtccccgttgacaggacaaaaaacacttttagacTCATGTTCCATGTTGATGCTGATCAATATTAACACATACGGATCACTTTGCTGGGCGACAAGGCTGTAAAACTGCCTCTgtatttttactttgttatttatagtggatttttttcttcttcataaaaacacacaattgaaataataaggaaatatattatttattatcgtCGTTATTAGTGTTAATGAGCTCAGAGCTGTTAAACGGCttataattcatctctaatatctattttgtattcatgtgaaaacatctggatttattatagtttatcaccaacactacattttactagattacacctgaacgcatcatgagaaacccttcagccagtactcattaTCAccgagcagagcctgaacgcatcacaatgtaactgaagtgaacctccgCTGGTTCTCcattagcggtgctgctaacgttactagctctcctcctgttggtctcaacactgattggttgtttacaaagtcacatgatcagagacaagagaaacACCCATGATgtcctgatcacatgatctactggctACTGGAGGAGAACtttatttacacctgtgtgtttattcttcagcaggaggagctggtcctggtcctccgACCTCTCAGATGTACGATGAGGTGTACTTCGACTCCGACTCGGAGGGAGAGGAGACGCCAAGTAAGCGCGAATGTTCCCCGATCGTTAGTTTTCCTGCCTTTTTCGCGTAGCTCCTAAACGCGTCGGCGGGCGTTAAAGACGTCGCCTCGTTAAGAATCCCTCTGTCTCGTCTGCCAGGCGGCTCCACCGGCCGGAAGCGGCGCCAGCGAGCCGTGCTGACCAACGACGAGCTGCTGTACGACCCCGACAAGGACGACCGGGACCAGGCCTGGGTGGACGCCAGGAGGAGGCGGTAAGACGCCGCTCcgctttttttaattaaacgtTTGTCGTCCCTACgttttctattattttgaaTTCGGGCCTGTCCGCTCTTCGTCTTCAGGTACCACAGCAGAAAGCGACCGGCTGCCGGGTCTCGAGCGCAGCCCCGCCAGGATCAGGGTCTCATGAGCAGCGACGCCGTCCTCAACTGTCCCGCCTGCATGACGACGCTCTGCCTGGACtgtcagaggtgtgtgtgtgtgtgtgtgtgtgtgtgttctctctctacGGTTGCTCACATCGGGGATTCGTGTTCTCCATGTGGACTTTTATGAACATGTGCAGCTCTGTTCTCCTGTTTGGAGACGTTCTCTTCAGCTACTTTAGTTTCACAGTCCACCAAAAGTCTGTTTTTTAGAAGGAATTTAAGacgaaaatattatttttttgagaTCTTGaactacaaataataataatcttgtgAATtagtcttctctttttttttttaactaaaatgCAAATCATCACAATAACTTTTGATCTAATATTTCCCCCTTTTTGCTACAGCTGTAATTTATTGGTAGTGTGGAGATGATTATTCTCCACAGTgctcaaattattattattattattattattatagttttaaGATGTCGTTTATCAGTCAAACGTTcagggttttgtttttatgtcttttggGTTTGAGACCGAAACAAAACAATTGAAGACTTCAAgatggataaataaatgaatataaaaaccTCATTATTTGCAGCCCTGAAACAAGAAGTTTGCGTCGTGAGAAACGAGTTTCCTGACCGACCGCTTCCCCCGTTTTTCCCTCTCAGGCACGAGAAGTACCGGACGCAGTACCGCGCCATGTTCGTCATGAACTGCGCGGTGAAGCGAGACGAGGCGCTGCGCTACAAAACCCAGCCGGAGGCGAAGCCGAGGACgtcgaggaggaagaggaggcgcgGCGGCCAGAAGGCGGACGAGATGGACGAGACCCCCGAGCCGGCGCCGGCGGGGATGGACGCCGACGAGGTTTACCACCCGGTCCGGTGCACCGAGTGCTCCACAGAGGTGGCCGTGTTCGACAAGGAGGAGGTGTACCACTTCTTCAACATCCTGGCCAGCCACTGCTGAgcaggagtgggaggaggaagaggagagggctTTTTTATTATAGGAAGTAAATAAAGAGACATTCGGAGAtgcgcagagagagagaaaaaaaaaaagaggacggaggaggaggaggaggaggaggaggaggaggaggaggaggaggaggaggaggaggaggaggaaccagGTGGACAGTCgctagtttttctttttaaatatcttaCGTAATCTGGAATTTTGACACTGAAAATCTTCTCATTGCTGCTCTGATGGTCTGAATACACAAGAGCCCGCTTGTAATGCTGATATTAACATTTGGGGATTTAAAAAAGGCTGACGAGGCCGACGGACACTTTACCGTAACCGCCCGGTTTAGCGTTCAGTCGGTAAACAAGCGCTTCATAAAGTGTTTTATTACGCTGTGACGTAGCTGTGAGTCAGCTGGTGTGAATGTTTTTGTCATAAGAGGAAGCAAAAGTCTAAAGTTGATAACTGATGACACGTAAAACACAGGTGTCATATGAAATATGTCTTAGAACTTCCTTGACGAATACTGTGCGTTCCAGGGGGCAGTGGTGATGTTGtgtgaggtacttgtacacaGTCAGAGTATTACTGCAGTAGAGAAGTACTGCTGTGGACGTGTTTTTTAGATGCCTAAAAGAATCAATATCATCTTTTAGGCGTCTAAAGTGTCTCATATGATCTCTTTTAACACCTAAAGTGTCCTTATAGCTGCGTACAACTACGTCATAGTGTTATAAACTCCTTAAAGTATCAACAGCTCAATAACATTTTGTTCTTGTTAAAGAACGAGATCTGTACTGAAGTGGATATTTTACAGTTGTAAATAAACTTGTCTGTGCTTTCTTTTGAACAaactatgtattttttttattatttagctaCCGActtgtacaacactgtactgCAAACTGGACCAATCTGAGTAACTCCTTCTGTTTTCTTGGTCTGTACgcagtttgtaatgtttttgtttaggtCACTGAAGCTCTCTGGGCTTTATGCTTTTAACAACGCATTCATAtagtttcatttttaaaatggctCGGATGTTTCCCTAAAATCAGCTGCTCActataggtttttttttttaatcaaacatgTAAATGGTGCATTTGGTGGGGACTATTTCAGTGgtggattaatccacatttgtgGCAGCAAGGCTGTataagtaaaacatatttttatatataatttgttttttatatatatatatatattttattagtagatgatgatgatgatggtaatcaTAAGAATACATATCAGTCAACACATACAATCATTTAATTGTTGGTTTACttaatgtgacatttaaaacacaatgcAGGAAAGTTGTAAACGATAAATTACAAAGTAGTTCagttctgagagagagagaaaacatttttataaaaactACTTTGATAAACATTGATTCtgtgtcttattttgaaatccgGATGTTGGAACCCCTTTTGTCCTGCGTCAAAACCCGTCCGCCTCGCGCCTTGTTATTTAACGTCATTGCGTCACCGGAGAGGACGTCCGACGAATCACCcagaaggaagggaaaaaagaagctaggaaaaaaagttttaagtttgtttttgggggggggttcgTTCGCCAAGTCGGAACCATGTCTCTGGGCGACTGTTGGAAGCAGCTGTCCTGGTTCTACTACCAGTACCTCCTGGTGACGGCGCTGTACATGCTGGAGCCCTGGGAGCGGACGGTGTTCAGTATCCTTTCACGACTTCCGGCGAGCTAACGGGCTAACTTTTAGCCAGGAAGTTAGCGCGCAGCTCCAGGTGGCTCGCGGTTGGCCGGATACGTAAGCGTAACTTCTCCTGTTGGATaaaacatgcttttaaaaaaaaaaaaaagagacgtcGTTAAATATAACTTACGGTATTTTTACTAACGTATCCGGGTTCGTGACGTATTCGGCGTGTGTAAAAATGCGCTTTTTGCTTTCGCTAAAATATTGAAAGTTAAGTGTTTTGAATACACATTGtaacctttaaaataaatacatgttaaactTATTTTATTTACGATTAATGTAGACTTTTTTTAACGGAGTTTCCGGCAACTTCCGGTCGGCTGTCAGGTGACTTCCTGTCGCGTGACTCGCATGCGGCTCAACAACACAAGTTGCACCATATTCTAGTTTTATGTTACGTAACACGAGATCAACCTGAATTCAAACGGTAAgattttaatgtattaaaagAGACACCTGGGAAGTCTGTTTCCTCTCCGAAGCACCTGCGCATACTCTTGTGTAAAGAGTGATGCGTGCGCACGTTGTGTAAATGGAGGAATCTTCTCCCTGCAGGTGGTGTCacc
The genomic region above belongs to Cyclopterus lumpus isolate fCycLum1 chromosome 22, fCycLum1.pri, whole genome shotgun sequence and contains:
- the sptssa gene encoding serine palmitoyltransferase small subunit A; translated protein: MSLGDCWKQLSWFYYQYLLVTALYMLEPWERTVFNSLLISVAGMAVYTGYVFMPQHIMAILHYFEVVQ
- the eapp gene encoding E2F-associated phosphoprotein — encoded protein: MLLNAGRVSSTVKMNKLNKPQEIDSYELEELSDEERAESSSEDELEVLLNGTPEQKKKLIREYLTGESESSSGDEFEKEMEAELNSTIKTLEGTWTPAAAAAAVAAGGAGPGPPTSQMYDEVYFDSDSEGEETPSGSTGRKRRQRAVLTNDELLYDPDKDDRDQAWVDARRRRYHSRKRPAAGSRAQPRQDQGLMSSDAVLNCPACMTTLCLDCQRHEKYRTQYRAMFVMNCAVKRDEALRYKTQPEAKPRTSRRKRRRGGQKADEMDETPEPAPAGMDADEVYHPVRCTECSTEVAVFDKEEVYHFFNILASHC